The Vibrio sp. B1FLJ16 DNA segment CAACTAGATACCCTACCGTTAGAGTTCTTTGAACCGATGATCCGCAAGGTATTCAAACAACCAGTGCGCTCTATCTACAAACAAGCGCAAGACAGCCTAACCACCGAATAACAGAGAAGTATTATGAACTCATCAATTAGAAATCAGGTTTCAGAACAAGAGTGGCAGTTACGTGTTGAGTTGGCGGCATGCTACAGGTTAGTGGCTGAGTTTGGTTGGGATGATTTAATCTTCACGCACATCAGTGTCAGAGTTCCCGGCCCAGACAACCACTTTCTTATCAACCCTTATGGCATGATGTTTGATGAAATCACCGCTTCTGATCTCATCAAAATCGACCAGAATGGCAATAAATTACAAGAGACGCCTCATTCGGTGAATCACGCTGGATTTATCATCCACAGCTGTATCCACGAAGCACGCCACGATGTCGGATGTGTCATCCATACGCACACCCGAGCGGGCGTTGCGGTCAGTGCGCAAAAAAAAGGGCATCTTGCCAATCAGCCAGCAATCGACTTATGTTCTCGCCTCTCTGGCGTATCATGATTACGAAGGTGTTGCCGTACGTGAAGATGAACAACCGCGTTTGCAGCAAGATTTGGGAGACGCCAACTTCCTCGTATTACGCAATCACGGGTTGTTAACCGTTGGCGAAACCGTAGCGGATGCCTTTTTGTCTATGTATGCCTTAGAGACCACCTGCCAGATCCAACTTGCAGCACAATCAGGTGGAAGCGAGCTTATTCACATCGAACCTAAGATCGTTAGCTCGATTACAGAAGCAGTAAAAACACAAGGCGTCAATGGTTCCATCGTGTGGCCGGCGCTACTACGTAAACTCGACCGGATCGACCCACGTTATAAAGACTAGTTAAGCTAAATCGCCCATTTACTGCCTTAATGGGCGCTTTATTTCTCTAAAAAACCAGCCGAGATACAACCCTGACTTGATTTGAAAACAAACAATAGTTCCTCTACTTAACGCCTAAAAAATAACCCTATCAATAATTGATTTTTATCAAACAGAACCGTAATTTTTCCTGACATTTTTCACACCCGAATTACACTTATAGTGATGTTAGGAAGTCGTGAATAGGAGGTACTTAT contains these protein-coding regions:
- a CDS encoding class II aldolase/adducin family protein, which gives rise to MNSSIRNQVSEQEWQLRVELAACYRLVAEFGWDDLIFTHISVRVPGPDNHFLINPYGMMFDEITASDLIKIDQNGNKLQETPHSVNHAGFIIHSCIHEARHDVGCVIHTHTRAGVAVSAQKKGHLANQPAIDLCSRLSGVS
- a CDS encoding class II aldolase/adducin family protein, whose protein sequence is MRKKKGILPISQQSTYVLASLAYHDYEGVAVREDEQPRLQQDLGDANFLVLRNHGLLTVGETVADAFLSMYALETTCQIQLAAQSGGSELIHIEPKIVSSITEAVKTQGVNGSIVWPALLRKLDRIDPRYKD